The proteins below come from a single Eubacterium limosum genomic window:
- the nhaC gene encoding Na+/H+ antiporter NhaC: MKLFKNNQTAKEVKPERETTFGMSVIVLIAAIGVLLIGVVGLKLDPHIPILMSVTVLLVYSIYLRIPWKDMRDSICKSISESIEAILIICLIGVTVGTWMSSGTVPLVIYYGLKIFSPQWFLLSILLLCCIMSVVTGSSWTTVGTIGVAFMGVGIGLGIPAGLTAGAILCGAYFGDKQSPVSDTTNFAAAVSKGGLYEVVRAMIYTTGPSLLVSAVVFVFLGFRYGSGTADISQIQAITDGLASSFNLSPVLIIPLILLLAMIILKVPAIPTMIIASLMGAFFTFVIQGQNLASCLTFMHSGYVSETGVDVIDSLLTRGGLNSMTSTVMLMLFSLALAGCLERTGVMSVVIGKISGITKNRAGLITTTLVMAIALSFFAADPYLAMLLPANAMGRKFDEQGIDRRVLGRTIQDGATVMAPLVPWGTNGIYCSLTLGVAVAEYAPYYLMGYATPIFAVICAVTGFGVLYTKKKNDNENEPALEQ; the protein is encoded by the coding sequence ATGAAACTATTTAAAAATAACCAAACAGCAAAAGAAGTTAAACCAGAAAGAGAAACGACTTTTGGAATGTCTGTCATTGTTTTGATAGCTGCAATCGGGGTTCTGTTAATCGGCGTGGTAGGCCTTAAACTAGACCCTCATATTCCAATTTTGATGAGTGTCACAGTCCTTTTAGTTTACAGTATTTATCTGCGTATTCCGTGGAAAGATATGCGCGATAGTATCTGTAAGAGTATTTCAGAATCCATAGAGGCTATTTTAATTATTTGCCTGATTGGGGTTACTGTTGGAACCTGGATGTCCAGCGGTACTGTGCCATTAGTTATATATTATGGACTTAAAATTTTCTCACCGCAATGGTTCTTGTTATCTATTCTGCTGTTGTGCTGTATCATGTCTGTTGTAACAGGGTCCTCATGGACAACCGTTGGTACAATTGGGGTTGCCTTTATGGGGGTCGGAATTGGTTTGGGAATCCCGGCAGGTCTCACTGCTGGCGCGATTCTTTGCGGTGCTTATTTTGGCGATAAGCAATCGCCGGTTTCCGATACAACAAATTTTGCTGCAGCTGTGTCAAAAGGCGGACTTTATGAAGTGGTACGCGCAATGATTTATACCACGGGTCCTTCTCTGCTTGTCAGCGCAGTTGTCTTTGTTTTCCTTGGATTTAGATATGGCTCGGGCACGGCAGATATATCACAGATACAGGCCATTACGGATGGGCTTGCTTCTTCCTTTAATCTTTCACCTGTATTAATAATACCACTAATTTTGTTATTGGCAATGATTATTTTAAAGGTACCTGCCATTCCGACAATGATTATTGCGTCATTGATGGGAGCGTTTTTCACATTTGTTATCCAAGGCCAAAATTTAGCCTCATGCTTAACTTTCATGCATTCAGGATATGTCTCAGAGACAGGTGTAGACGTTATTGATAGCCTGTTAACTCGCGGTGGTTTAAATTCGATGACATCGACAGTTATGCTGATGCTTTTCTCGCTGGCTCTCGCCGGTTGTCTGGAACGCACAGGGGTAATGAGTGTTGTTATTGGCAAGATCAGCGGAATAACAAAAAACCGTGCCGGACTTATTACAACAACACTGGTTATGGCAATTGCATTAAGCTTTTTTGCAGCAGACCCTTATTTAGCAATGCTGCTTCCAGCCAATGCTATGGGTAGAAAATTTGACGAACAAGGTATTGACCGGCGTGTTCTTGGTCGAACCATTCAGGATGGTGCGACAGTTATGGCACCGCTTGTTCCCTGGGGAACAAATGGTATTTATTGTTCCCTAACACTAGGGGTGGCTGTTGCAGAGTATGCGCCTTACTACTTAATGGGATATGCAACACCAATATTCGCGGTTATCTGTGCAGTAACAGGATTTGGTGTGCTTTACACTAAAAAGAAAAATGATAATGAAAATGAACCCGCATTGGAACAATAA
- a CDS encoding glycyl-radical enzyme activating protein, giving the protein MKMNPHWNNKDTALVFNIQKCSIHDGPGIRTIVFLKGCPLKCLWCANPESQEYGKEIADTQSHCIGCGVCIEKCPEQCIVLDKNGHGVINRAVCNVCGVCTEVCYAKSKRMVGEEMTVEKLMEKVRRDKVYYNNSNGGVTFSGGEPLTHPEFLLNAARECKKLGINVAVETCGYANFQHFEPALKYIDLIFMDIKEIDSKKHEILTGRGNEKIIENFKKIDSFGNKITVRVPVIPGYNDQQENFKGIAELVASADHAEGIELLAYHALGVHKYEMLGRKYELQNVNSPEDEKMLEYVDYMNKILVPAGKKCWFEQHK; this is encoded by the coding sequence ATGAAAATGAACCCGCATTGGAACAATAAAGACACAGCGTTGGTGTTTAATATCCAAAAGTGCTCAATTCATGATGGCCCTGGAATACGTACGATCGTTTTTTTAAAAGGATGTCCATTAAAATGTCTGTGGTGTGCAAATCCGGAGTCACAGGAATATGGGAAAGAGATTGCAGATACGCAGTCACATTGTATAGGATGTGGTGTTTGTATTGAAAAATGTCCAGAACAATGTATCGTACTGGACAAAAACGGTCATGGCGTCATTAACAGAGCGGTTTGTAATGTGTGCGGTGTCTGTACTGAAGTATGTTATGCAAAGTCAAAACGTATGGTCGGAGAAGAGATGACCGTTGAAAAGCTCATGGAAAAGGTACGGCGCGATAAGGTCTATTATAATAATTCGAATGGAGGTGTTACCTTTTCGGGAGGCGAGCCGTTAACACATCCTGAATTTCTTTTGAATGCGGCTCGGGAGTGCAAAAAACTGGGAATCAATGTAGCTGTTGAAACCTGTGGTTATGCAAACTTTCAGCACTTTGAGCCAGCACTGAAATATATAGATTTAATCTTTATGGATATTAAAGAGATTGACTCAAAAAAGCATGAGATATTAACAGGCCGAGGAAATGAGAAAATCATTGAGAATTTTAAAAAGATTGATTCCTTTGGAAATAAAATAACAGTACGGGTTCCAGTAATTCCGGGCTATAATGACCAGCAGGAAAATTTTAAAGGGATAGCTGAGCTGGTAGCGTCTGCTGACCATGCAGAAGGTATTGAGTTGCTGGCATACCATGCTTTGGGGGTCCATAAATATGAAATGCTTGGAAGGAAGTATGAGTTACAGAATGTTAACAGCCCAGAAGATGAAAAGATGCTGGAATACGTGGATTATATGAATAAAATTTTGGTACCGGCAGGGAAAAAATGCTGGTTTGAACAGCATAAATAG
- a CDS encoding glycyl radical protein, producing MITKRVEKLRDRMRETKPHICVERAELITKFYRQCSCDTPMLRRAKLLKYLLENMTIYIADDELFAGNQAKEYRGVPVFPEFGANWIIDTIDTFSTRQTDPLFISDENKKRLLEDLEFWKDNSFKELVDEKLTEEVLEAEQLGVLSVGSRTTSTGHVVPNYPKVFKLGLKGIIENAQKKIESVDYVNHETQRQIDFWQGVIISCESCIDFAHRYEKLAKEMAEKESDSKRKNELLQIASNCSIVPENPPQTTYEALQFFWFMHLIMQIETNGHSIGLGRFDQTMYPFYKKDIEEGNITFDQCVEYIECLWIKITEIIKVRDDFDAQAFAGYPMWQNCAVGGVTPDGKDAVNEFSFCILQATSEVKTTQPTISFRYHDGINEEFFKKALTMIQAGLATPAMFNDKLIIPLVLSKGATIKEARDWSIEGCVENYVTGKTDGRPVVGYINTVKLVEFVLNDGIDPLTEKQIGLRTGDPNSFESFDDFMDAYQKQMEYFTKLMCEAYNIVGACQANMVPALVSSSLVDDCIEEGKTLQEGGAKYNFSGSFITAMANAADSIAAIKKFVYDEHKISFNELKAAIADDFKNQEPLRQMLMNDAPKYGNDDDYVDEIARKIVEIATDEIEKYPDSRNGKYVLSVLSQSFNVLQGKSVGATPDGRHAFEALADNASPAASRDVNGPTAALRSVSKIDQFRPLIGTLLNQKFDPVIVKGEKGLNILGTLIKSYFDEYGEHVQINVVDEETLRDAQVHPEKHRNLMVRVAGYSAYFIELDKDVQENVIARTAQQGL from the coding sequence ATGATAACCAAACGCGTAGAAAAATTAAGAGATAGAATGCGGGAAACCAAACCACATATTTGCGTGGAACGCGCAGAATTAATCACAAAATTCTACAGGCAATGTTCCTGTGATACGCCAATGCTCAGACGTGCTAAGCTATTAAAGTATCTGCTGGAAAATATGACGATATATATTGCGGACGATGAATTGTTTGCCGGTAACCAAGCCAAGGAATATCGAGGAGTTCCGGTATTTCCTGAATTTGGTGCAAATTGGATTATTGATACAATTGACACCTTTTCCACCAGACAAACTGACCCTTTATTTATCAGTGACGAAAACAAAAAAAGACTGCTCGAAGATCTTGAGTTTTGGAAGGATAACAGCTTTAAAGAGCTCGTTGATGAAAAGTTGACAGAGGAAGTACTGGAAGCTGAACAACTGGGAGTTTTATCCGTTGGTTCAAGGACAACCTCAACAGGCCATGTTGTTCCCAATTACCCAAAAGTTTTTAAATTGGGATTAAAAGGAATTATTGAAAATGCGCAGAAAAAAATCGAATCCGTTGATTATGTCAATCATGAAACACAGCGTCAGATTGATTTTTGGCAAGGGGTTATTATTTCCTGTGAATCCTGTATAGACTTTGCTCACCGCTATGAAAAGCTGGCCAAAGAAATGGCCGAAAAGGAAAGTGACTCAAAACGAAAAAATGAGCTTTTGCAAATTGCCAGCAATTGCTCGATCGTTCCAGAAAATCCACCACAGACAACTTATGAAGCACTTCAATTTTTCTGGTTTATGCATTTGATTATGCAGATCGAGACAAATGGGCACTCTATTGGCCTTGGGCGATTTGATCAAACGATGTACCCCTTCTACAAAAAAGATATTGAAGAAGGCAATATAACTTTTGATCAATGCGTCGAGTATATTGAGTGTCTGTGGATTAAAATAACAGAAATTATTAAAGTGCGTGATGACTTTGATGCACAAGCTTTTGCGGGATATCCCATGTGGCAAAACTGTGCGGTTGGGGGTGTAACGCCGGATGGCAAGGATGCTGTTAATGAGTTTTCGTTTTGTATTCTTCAGGCAACCAGCGAGGTGAAAACGACGCAGCCCACCATATCTTTCCGTTATCATGATGGTATTAACGAAGAATTTTTTAAAAAGGCGCTTACGATGATACAGGCTGGTCTTGCGACACCGGCAATGTTTAATGATAAACTGATCATTCCACTTGTTCTCTCTAAGGGAGCTACTATTAAGGAGGCCAGAGACTGGAGTATTGAAGGTTGCGTTGAGAATTATGTTACTGGAAAAACAGATGGTCGACCAGTTGTCGGCTATATTAATACTGTGAAACTTGTTGAATTTGTGTTAAATGATGGCATTGATCCGTTAACCGAAAAACAGATTGGGCTTAGAACGGGTGATCCAAACAGCTTTGAGTCTTTTGATGATTTTATGGATGCTTATCAAAAACAAATGGAATATTTTACAAAGCTGATGTGTGAGGCTTACAATATTGTGGGTGCCTGTCAGGCTAATATGGTTCCGGCATTAGTATCTTCCAGTTTGGTAGATGATTGCATTGAAGAAGGAAAAACACTGCAGGAAGGTGGAGCGAAATATAATTTTTCAGGTTCGTTTATCACAGCAATGGCTAACGCGGCGGATTCAATCGCGGCGATCAAAAAATTCGTTTATGATGAACATAAGATAAGTTTTAACGAACTTAAGGCTGCCATTGCAGATGACTTTAAGAATCAGGAACCCTTGCGTCAGATGCTCATGAACGATGCGCCTAAATATGGCAATGATGATGACTACGTTGATGAGATTGCACGAAAAATTGTGGAGATAGCAACAGATGAAATTGAAAAATATCCCGATTCAAGAAATGGTAAGTACGTTTTGTCAGTTCTCTCACAGTCCTTTAATGTCCTTCAGGGCAAAAGTGTTGGAGCTACGCCTGACGGACGCCATGCTTTTGAAGCATTAGCAGATAATGCTTCACCAGCCGCATCAAGGGATGTCAATGGACCGACAGCGGCTTTGCGTTCAGTTTCTAAAATTGATCAATTTCGTCCTTTAATTGGCACATTGCTTAATCAGAAGTTTGATCCGGTTATCGTTAAGGGAGAAAAAGGTCTGAATATTCTCGGAACTTTGATTAAATCTTACTTTGACGAATACGGAGAACATGTTCAGATAAATGTTGTGGATGAAGAAACATTAAGAGATGCTCAGGTTCATCCAGAAAAGCATCGTAATTTGATGGTTCGGGTTGCAGGCTATTCTGCGTATTTTATTGAGCTGGATAAAGATGTTCAGGAAAATGTCATTGCAAGGACAGCTCAGCAGGGTCTGTAA
- a CDS encoding sodium-dependent transporter produces MSDKKSRGAWGSRIGYILSTLGMAIGVGAMWRFPMLTAKYGGGAFVLAFFLISIIIVIPAAWGEVGLGRHTKSGVAGALESLAGKKGKVIGTFIALIPLLLMFYYPVIMANVVQYIYYTAAGSPFLADPEGFYNVVANNKIVVFLVVAGLDILTGVICLGGIKGGIEKACKILLPALFVILVVLVVRICTLPGIMEGIEFYVRPDFSQWANPKLWVEAAGMALFAIGCGPGYLITFGSYCSDKADIGTDLVTVNITQMLICVLSGFAMIPAVILFGMNPDAGSGLIFMVLPKVFEQLAGGPVWLVFFLIALLFAGLSTTISAWEVPVTVLIDSFGMKRRTAVIIVTLVAIIGAIPCIWISEFLEHFDYLVGTFLYTAAATGLAVYLAWFYKAKRVREEWINPTSVVKYGAWEDVLYKFLAVPVFIYFLATGFIGFFS; encoded by the coding sequence ATGAGTGATAAAAAAAGCCGTGGAGCATGGGGATCGCGGATAGGCTATATTCTGTCAACCCTGGGGATGGCGATTGGTGTCGGTGCAATGTGGCGTTTTCCAATGCTGACTGCAAAGTATGGTGGAGGCGCGTTTGTCCTGGCATTTTTTCTAATCAGTATTATTATTGTAATCCCGGCCGCTTGGGGAGAAGTTGGATTGGGGAGACATACAAAATCCGGTGTTGCCGGTGCGCTTGAGTCTCTGGCAGGTAAAAAAGGAAAAGTGATCGGAACATTCATCGCATTGATTCCGCTTTTGTTAATGTTCTATTATCCTGTTATTATGGCGAATGTTGTACAATACATTTATTATACCGCTGCAGGGTCGCCGTTTCTGGCAGATCCTGAGGGATTTTACAATGTTGTTGCAAACAATAAAATCGTCGTGTTTCTGGTGGTTGCCGGGCTTGATATTCTGACAGGTGTTATCTGTCTGGGCGGTATCAAGGGCGGTATTGAAAAAGCATGTAAAATTCTTTTACCGGCATTGTTTGTTATTTTGGTCGTTCTGGTCGTCCGTATCTGTACACTGCCAGGGATTATGGAAGGGATTGAATTTTATGTCCGTCCAGATTTTTCTCAGTGGGCAAATCCGAAGCTCTGGGTTGAAGCGGCCGGTATGGCGCTGTTTGCAATAGGCTGCGGGCCGGGCTACCTCATAACTTTTGGGAGCTACTGCTCCGACAAAGCGGATATCGGGACAGACCTGGTAACTGTCAATATTACCCAGATGCTAATCTGTGTTTTAAGTGGCTTTGCGATGATTCCAGCGGTTATTCTTTTTGGAATGAACCCGGACGCAGGCAGCGGTCTTATTTTCATGGTATTGCCGAAGGTTTTTGAACAGCTTGCGGGCGGTCCTGTCTGGCTGGTGTTTTTCCTGATCGCATTATTATTCGCTGGTTTATCCACCACTATTTCCGCCTGGGAGGTCCCGGTTACTGTTTTAATTGACAGCTTTGGAATGAAGCGGAGAACAGCGGTTATCATTGTGACACTTGTCGCTATTATTGGCGCGATTCCATGTATCTGGATTTCCGAATTCTTAGAACATTTCGACTATTTGGTTGGGACATTTCTGTATACTGCTGCCGCCACTGGCCTTGCTGTTTACCTGGCATGGTTTTATAAGGCGAAACGCGTGCGTGAGGAGTGGATTAATCCGACCTCTGTTGTCAAATACGGAGCATGGGAAGATGTTTTATACAAGTTCCTCGCTGTGCCGGTATTCATATATTTCCTTGCGACAGGATTTATTGGCTTCTTCAGTTAA